In Microbulbifer salipaludis, a genomic segment contains:
- a CDS encoding glycerophosphodiester phosphodiesterase, giving the protein MHTSDTLFCFAHRGYPKRATENTLQSITHALEFDVDGVEIDVWNVGGELIVKHDRRLGRLLAGQELLTELAPAALREMLLPGGERVPTLREVLELVGNNAQLNIEMKGPNCAALAARELESYIRDNGATYEQYLLSSFDHRQIYECLKLIPRVRRGVLIDGVPLDLAACGEPLEAYSIHHSLDFVCPEIIADGHKRGFKSYVFTVNHPHDLALVAAMNADGVFTDEPQLIMDYNAEKTGEMLAQQIEPMGKCN; this is encoded by the coding sequence ATGCATACTTCTGACACCCTCTTCTGTTTCGCCCACAGGGGTTACCCCAAGCGCGCCACGGAAAACACCCTGCAGTCGATCACGCACGCCCTCGAATTTGATGTCGACGGGGTAGAGATCGATGTATGGAATGTGGGCGGAGAACTGATCGTCAAGCACGACCGCCGCCTCGGCCGCCTTCTGGCGGGGCAGGAACTGCTCACCGAGCTCGCCCCTGCGGCGCTGCGCGAGATGCTGCTCCCCGGTGGCGAGCGCGTACCCACCCTGCGGGAAGTGCTGGAGCTGGTAGGCAACAACGCACAGCTCAACATAGAAATGAAAGGCCCCAACTGCGCCGCCCTCGCCGCACGCGAGCTGGAATCCTATATCCGTGACAACGGCGCCACCTACGAGCAATACCTGCTCTCCTCGTTCGACCACCGCCAGATCTACGAATGCCTGAAACTGATCCCGAGAGTGCGCCGCGGCGTACTCATCGACGGCGTCCCCCTGGACCTCGCCGCCTGCGGTGAACCGCTTGAAGCCTATTCAATCCACCACAGCCTCGACTTCGTGTGCCCGGAAATCATCGCCGACGGCCACAAGCGCGGTTTCAAAAGCTACGTCTTCACCGTTAACCACCCGCACGACCTGGCACTGGTAGCCGCCATGAACGCCGACGGCGTCTTTACCGACGAACCGCAACTGATCATGGATTACAACGCGGAGAAAACCGGGGAAATGCTGGCCCAGCAGATTGAGCCAATGGGGAAGTGTAATTAG
- a CDS encoding flavin reductase family protein: MTVTSNSAAPIETPQSPEERSRALRDTLGHFATGVTVVTTLDAGGKPVGMTVNSFNSVSLDPALILWSIDRGSLGYAAFTECERFAVHVLKGDQQHVSNLFAGRGADKFGQVKWHQGPQNIPQLDDCAALFHCRRAQNIDGGDHTILLGEVLEFTAGGGEPLVFHRGRYRALAGE; the protein is encoded by the coding sequence ATGACGGTAACCAGCAACTCAGCAGCCCCCATCGAAACCCCTCAGTCACCGGAGGAGCGCAGCCGCGCCCTGCGCGACACCCTGGGGCACTTCGCCACCGGCGTCACCGTGGTAACCACCCTGGATGCCGGCGGCAAGCCCGTGGGCATGACCGTCAACAGCTTCAATTCCGTCTCCCTGGACCCGGCGCTGATCCTCTGGAGCATCGACCGCGGTTCCCTCGGCTACGCAGCGTTCACCGAGTGCGAGCGCTTTGCGGTGCACGTACTGAAAGGCGACCAGCAGCACGTATCCAACCTGTTTGCCGGCCGCGGTGCCGACAAGTTCGGCCAGGTCAAATGGCACCAGGGCCCGCAGAATATCCCGCAACTGGACGACTGCGCCGCCCTGTTCCACTGCCGCCGCGCGCAGAATATTGACGGCGGCGACCACACCATCCTGCTGGGTGAAGTGCTGGAATTCACAGCCGGCGGTGGCGAACCCCTGGTGTTCCACCGTGGCCGCTATCGCGCCCTCGCCGGGGAATAA
- a CDS encoding FAD-dependent oxidoreductase produces the protein MSDFRVWECQICGWIYDEAKGSPDDGIPPGTRWEDIPDDWACPECGATKDEFVMLAVVPDNSAQPAQPQGETAAGSTPKPAQATAQTTSNRIWECMVCGWIYDEARGAPEEGIAPGTRWEDIPDDWTCPECGVGKEDFDMVLVSQPPADAPQPSASAPVTLDDKDPLVIIGTGLAGYHLAKEFRKLDQRTPLVLISGDDGTFYSKPLLSASLAHGKTPQQLATASAEAMAKELRAEILVHTHVTDVDRQAQVLTLVSDSGGIRAELRYSRLVFATGAHCAPLPAIEGDGLARLFRVNSLGDYHRFRTALTNRKRVLLIGAGLIGCEFANDLVQAGYQVEVVDLQPWPLANMLPEAAGRDIQQALAQAGVTFHLGTSVARIEHTSAGIRAQLASGDIIEADIALAALGLQPNTSLAEAAGVATNRGIVTDRQLRTSDTGIYALGDCAEVDGHSLYYVAPLTQCARALAQTLAGTPTSVQYGCMPVAVKTTLRPTVVCPPQPGNEGEWQVTATADGVKAEFLNGTGKLLGFALTGSAIAERDALSQRCAPRMP, from the coding sequence ATGTCCGATTTTCGTGTTTGGGAATGCCAGATTTGTGGCTGGATTTATGACGAAGCCAAGGGCTCGCCGGACGATGGCATTCCACCCGGCACCCGCTGGGAAGATATCCCCGACGACTGGGCCTGCCCGGAGTGCGGCGCCACCAAAGACGAGTTTGTGATGCTCGCGGTGGTCCCCGACAACAGCGCACAACCTGCGCAGCCCCAGGGCGAGACAGCGGCAGGCAGCACCCCAAAACCGGCGCAAGCCACCGCGCAGACCACCAGCAATCGTATCTGGGAATGCATGGTATGCGGCTGGATCTACGACGAAGCGCGCGGCGCACCGGAAGAAGGCATCGCCCCCGGCACCCGCTGGGAAGACATCCCCGACGACTGGACCTGCCCGGAATGCGGCGTCGGCAAGGAAGATTTCGACATGGTGCTGGTGAGCCAGCCACCCGCTGACGCACCGCAACCCAGTGCCTCGGCGCCGGTCACCCTCGACGACAAGGATCCGCTGGTCATCATCGGCACCGGCCTCGCCGGCTATCACCTGGCCAAGGAATTTCGCAAACTCGACCAGCGCACGCCGCTGGTGTTGATCAGTGGTGACGACGGTACCTTCTACTCCAAGCCGCTGCTGTCTGCCTCCCTTGCCCATGGCAAAACCCCGCAGCAACTGGCCACTGCCAGCGCCGAAGCCATGGCCAAAGAGTTGCGCGCAGAAATTCTGGTACACACCCACGTCACCGATGTAGACCGGCAGGCACAGGTACTCACGCTCGTTTCCGACAGCGGCGGCATCCGTGCCGAACTGCGCTACAGCCGCCTGGTATTCGCCACCGGCGCACACTGCGCGCCGCTGCCAGCGATCGAGGGCGATGGCTTGGCCCGCCTGTTCCGGGTCAACAGCCTCGGCGATTACCACCGCTTCCGCACCGCGCTGACCAACCGCAAGCGCGTACTGCTGATTGGCGCCGGGCTGATTGGCTGTGAGTTTGCCAATGACCTGGTCCAGGCCGGTTATCAGGTCGAGGTCGTGGACCTGCAACCCTGGCCGCTGGCGAATATGCTGCCGGAAGCGGCGGGTCGCGATATCCAGCAGGCACTGGCGCAGGCCGGGGTGACTTTTCACCTCGGCACCAGCGTCGCGCGCATCGAGCACACCTCCGCAGGCATCCGCGCTCAGCTTGCCAGCGGCGACATCATCGAAGCCGATATCGCGCTGGCCGCGCTGGGCCTGCAACCGAATACCAGCCTTGCGGAGGCCGCCGGCGTTGCCACCAATCGCGGCATCGTCACCGACCGGCAGTTGCGCACCAGCGACACCGGTATCTACGCCCTCGGCGACTGTGCAGAAGTAGACGGGCACAGCCTGTATTACGTCGCCCCGCTCACCCAGTGCGCCCGCGCCCTCGCCCAGACCCTTGCCGGCACACCCACATCGGTGCAGTACGGCTGTATGCCGGTGGCAGTGAAAACCACCCTGAGGCCCACCGTGGTGTGCCCACCGCAACCGGGGAACGAGGGCGAATGGCAGGTCACCGCAACCGCTGACGGCGTAAAGGCCGAATTCCTCAACGGTACCGGCAAGCTGCTGGGCTTTGCCCTGACCGGCAGCGCCATCGCCGAACGGGACGCGCTCAGCCAGCGCTGCGCACCACGGATGCCCTGA
- the can gene encoding carbonate dehydratase, with protein MSKLNDLIEKNRAWSESTRREKPDFFLKLSEQQLPNYLWIGCADSRVPANQIVDLLPGELFVHRNVANVVVPSDLNCLSVVQYAVEALKVKHIMVVGHYGCGGVKAALENQRLGLIESWLRHIKDVRDKHHTLIELFREEDRVDLLCELNVLEQVIHVCQTTPVRDAWERGQELSVHGWVYGLSNGLIKDLQVTVDDTSQINEAYHRALTTIAQRSKG; from the coding sequence TTGTCAAAGCTGAACGACCTGATCGAAAAAAACCGCGCCTGGTCGGAATCCACCCGTCGGGAGAAGCCAGATTTTTTCCTCAAGCTCTCGGAACAACAGCTCCCCAATTATCTGTGGATTGGTTGTGCGGATAGCCGGGTGCCGGCCAATCAGATTGTGGACCTGCTGCCCGGCGAGCTGTTTGTACACCGGAATGTGGCCAATGTCGTAGTGCCTTCCGATCTCAACTGCCTGTCTGTGGTCCAGTACGCCGTGGAAGCACTCAAGGTGAAACACATCATGGTGGTTGGCCACTATGGCTGTGGCGGAGTAAAGGCCGCACTGGAAAACCAGCGCCTCGGCCTGATTGAGAGCTGGCTGCGCCACATCAAGGATGTGCGTGACAAGCATCACACCCTGATCGAACTCTTCCGCGAAGAGGACCGCGTGGATCTCCTGTGCGAGCTTAATGTGCTGGAGCAGGTGATCCACGTATGCCAAACCACCCCGGTACGCGATGCCTGGGAACGCGGCCAGGAACTGTCGGTGCACGGCTGGGTGTACGGGTTGTCCAACGGGCTCATCAAGGATCTGCAAGTCACGGTGGACGACACCAGCCAGATCAACGAGGCTTACCACCGTGCACTCACCACCATCGCCCAGCGCAGCAAGGGCTGA
- a CDS encoding GNAT family N-acetyltransferase: protein MDTSQAAPLATELDVVIADYRDEKHGNDLLALMDHYARDPYGGGEPLSDVCHRELLARLAAFPGAFSVLAYRGDVAVGLSNCFMGFSTFVCKPLVNIHDVVVTEAARGLGVCTRMMEQVAEVARARGCCKITLEVLEKNHPARAAYRKCGFKPYALDEEYGKAEFWQRYL from the coding sequence GTGGATACTTCTCAGGCGGCGCCGTTGGCAACCGAGTTGGATGTGGTCATCGCGGATTACCGGGATGAGAAGCACGGCAATGACCTGCTGGCATTGATGGATCACTATGCGCGCGACCCTTATGGTGGCGGCGAGCCGCTGTCCGATGTCTGTCATCGTGAATTGCTGGCCCGCTTGGCGGCATTTCCCGGTGCTTTCTCGGTGCTGGCTTATCGCGGGGATGTGGCGGTTGGCCTGTCGAACTGCTTTATGGGTTTTTCCACATTCGTGTGCAAGCCACTGGTGAATATTCACGATGTGGTGGTGACCGAAGCGGCCCGTGGGCTGGGGGTGTGTACCCGGATGATGGAGCAGGTGGCGGAAGTGGCGCGGGCGCGCGGCTGCTGCAAAATCACACTGGAAGTGCTGGAGAAGAATCACCCTGCGCGGGCTGCTTATCGCAAGTGCGGCTTCAAGCCCTACGCGCTGGATGAGGAATATGGCAAGGCAGAATTCTGGCAGCGCTACCTGTAA
- a CDS encoding SPFH domain-containing protein has product MEGLSVVLALVVLVVITIGMGVRIVPQGSKHIVQRLGKYHGTLNPGMNVIIPYVDQVPYKVTTKDIVLDIPSQEVITQDNATIIANAVAYINIVSPEKAVYGVEDYEIAIQNLVQTALRSIVGEMSLDAALSSRDLIKAKLKEAISDDIADWGINLKTVEIQDINPSVTMQKAMEEQAAAERQRRATVTRAEGEKQAAILEADGRLEASKRDAKAQVVLADASREAIERVTHAIGDKEMPVMYLLGERYIHALEELSTSANAKNVIFPADLPNAVKGLLSR; this is encoded by the coding sequence ATGGAAGGATTATCCGTAGTACTGGCACTGGTGGTGCTGGTTGTCATCACCATCGGCATGGGCGTGCGTATCGTACCGCAGGGCTCCAAACACATTGTGCAGCGCCTAGGCAAATACCACGGCACGCTGAACCCGGGCATGAATGTCATTATTCCCTACGTGGACCAGGTACCGTACAAGGTAACCACCAAGGATATCGTACTCGATATCCCCTCGCAGGAAGTGATCACTCAGGACAATGCCACCATCATTGCCAACGCGGTGGCCTATATCAATATCGTATCGCCGGAGAAAGCGGTGTACGGGGTGGAAGACTACGAGATTGCCATCCAGAACCTGGTGCAGACCGCGCTGCGTTCCATCGTGGGAGAAATGTCCCTGGATGCCGCGCTGTCCTCCCGCGACCTGATCAAGGCGAAACTGAAAGAAGCGATTTCCGATGATATCGCCGACTGGGGCATCAACCTGAAAACCGTTGAGATCCAGGACATCAATCCGTCGGTCACCATGCAGAAGGCGATGGAAGAACAGGCCGCCGCGGAACGCCAGCGCCGTGCCACCGTAACCCGCGCCGAAGGTGAAAAGCAGGCCGCCATTCTGGAAGCCGACGGCCGATTGGAAGCGTCCAAGCGCGATGCCAAGGCCCAGGTGGTGCTGGCAGACGCCAGCCGCGAAGCCATCGAGCGGGTAACCCACGCGATTGGCGACAAGGAAATGCCAGTGATGTACCTGCTGGGCGAGCGTTACATCCACGCCCTGGAAGAGCTCTCGACCTCGGCCAACGCCAAGAACGTCATCTTCCCGGCGGATCTGCCCAATGCAGTGAAGGGATTGCTGAGCCGCTGA
- a CDS encoding NfeD family protein: MLEWLNAHIAYWHWLVLGLLLVTAEIFVSGFILFWFGLAALFMGVLLLAVGMPITAQLLLWAGMSVALVFLWLKFIKPNWKDRTTSGMAMEALTGQVGSVIDSNIGKPRGRLRFPAPILGEDEWQFMSNSEIAIGERVKVINISGNTLVVSPS, encoded by the coding sequence ATGCTCGAATGGCTCAATGCGCATATTGCTTACTGGCACTGGCTGGTGCTGGGGCTGTTACTGGTCACCGCGGAGATTTTCGTTTCCGGTTTTATCCTGTTCTGGTTTGGCCTCGCCGCACTGTTTATGGGTGTACTGCTGCTGGCGGTGGGCATGCCCATCACCGCACAGCTGCTGTTGTGGGCCGGGATGTCGGTTGCTCTGGTGTTCCTGTGGCTCAAGTTCATCAAACCCAACTGGAAAGACCGCACCACCTCCGGCATGGCCATGGAAGCGCTCACCGGTCAGGTGGGTTCTGTCATCGACTCCAATATTGGCAAGCCCCGCGGGCGACTGCGCTTTCCCGCCCCGATTCTTGGCGAAGACGAGTGGCAGTTCATGAGCAACAGCGAAATTGCCATTGGCGAGCGTGTCAAGGTCATCAATATTTCAGGCAACACGCTGGTGGTCAGCCCGAGCTGA
- a CDS encoding phospholipase A, whose translation MFFPRRFFLLPITTGLLTATSTLCAVGVAAADEEPPASNYEEIELLQTDDSLQSAERRQQNCLREQLLTAPANITLEEMRIRCRLAVMDDDRQVEQTPLFASVPEVAPAAEEGVLVSRRAQAIRDAAENPFTLASHKTNYLLPLTYNPKPNKGGLEDYAPERDIDLDTVEMQFQLSVQVPVWRGFLGNASFMSFAYTNRSFWQAYNSDESAPFRETNHEPELIMTWLNDWTIFGFQNVANQIAFNHQSNGRSEPLSRSWNRIYANFAFERDDVYFAIKPWYRIPESAEEDDNPDLEFYLGHFEFVGGVERNGHNVSILVRNNLRSDNKGAGELRWSFPVGNRVRGYVKYFNGYGESLIDYDESVQTLGIGFELARGTGS comes from the coding sequence TTGTTTTTTCCCCGCCGTTTTTTTCTGCTCCCAATCACCACGGGCTTGCTGACAGCGACGTCCACGCTGTGCGCTGTGGGGGTGGCCGCGGCAGACGAGGAACCGCCGGCCTCCAATTACGAGGAGATCGAGCTGCTGCAGACCGATGACTCCCTGCAAAGTGCGGAAAGGCGCCAGCAGAACTGCTTGCGTGAGCAGTTGCTGACGGCGCCGGCCAATATCACCCTGGAAGAAATGCGTATCCGCTGCCGGCTGGCAGTCATGGACGACGACCGCCAGGTGGAGCAGACGCCGCTGTTTGCCTCGGTGCCCGAGGTGGCGCCTGCTGCCGAGGAAGGCGTGCTGGTGAGCCGACGGGCCCAGGCAATTCGCGATGCCGCCGAAAATCCGTTTACCCTGGCCTCCCACAAAACCAACTACCTGCTGCCGCTCACCTATAACCCCAAGCCCAACAAGGGCGGCCTGGAAGATTACGCTCCGGAACGTGATATTGACCTGGATACCGTTGAAATGCAGTTCCAACTGTCGGTGCAGGTGCCGGTGTGGCGCGGGTTTCTGGGCAATGCTTCGTTTATGAGTTTCGCCTACACCAACCGCTCGTTCTGGCAGGCCTACAATTCGGACGAATCGGCGCCGTTCCGCGAGACCAATCACGAGCCTGAGCTGATCATGACCTGGCTCAACGACTGGACCATTTTCGGCTTTCAGAATGTGGCCAATCAGATCGCGTTTAACCACCAGTCCAATGGTCGCAGTGAGCCGCTTTCCCGCAGCTGGAACCGCATCTATGCCAATTTCGCGTTCGAGCGAGACGACGTCTATTTCGCCATCAAGCCCTGGTACCGCATCCCGGAATCCGCCGAGGAGGATGACAACCCCGATCTGGAGTTTTACCTGGGGCACTTTGAATTCGTGGGCGGCGTAGAGCGCAATGGCCACAATGTTTCCATCCTGGTGCGCAACAACCTGCGCTCGGATAACAAGGGTGCCGGTGAGCTGCGCTGGAGCTTCCCGGTGGGGAACCGGGTGCGCGGCTATGTGAAGTACTTCAATGGCTACGGCGAGAGCCTGATCGACTACGATGAATCGGTACAGACCCTGGGAATCGGTTTTGAGCTGGCTCGGGGTACCGGTAGCTGA
- a CDS encoding NUDIX hydrolase yields the protein MGFDDTYKLSAHAVITNAEGEVLQLRATYADKTWGLPGGALDLGETIHEALLRECREELGRDVVIDYLSGVYYHRVYNSHVFIFRAHLKACGTNRNGAITLSSEHSAYDYFALNDLSPVQRVRVEHCLNFNGEVQSAKF from the coding sequence ATGGGATTTGACGATACCTACAAGTTGAGTGCGCACGCAGTGATCACCAACGCGGAGGGGGAGGTGTTGCAACTGCGGGCCACCTATGCGGACAAAACCTGGGGACTGCCCGGTGGGGCCCTGGACCTGGGTGAAACCATCCACGAAGCCCTGCTGCGGGAGTGCCGGGAAGAGCTGGGCCGGGACGTGGTCATCGACTACCTCAGCGGCGTCTACTACCACCGGGTGTACAACTCCCACGTGTTCATCTTCCGCGCCCACCTGAAAGCCTGCGGGACCAATCGCAACGGCGCTATTACCCTGTCTTCCGAGCACTCGGCCTACGATTACTTTGCCCTCAATGACCTGTCGCCGGTGCAGCGCGTGCGGGTGGAGCACTGCCTGAATTTCAATGGTGAAGTCCAGAGCGCAAAGTTCTGA
- a CDS encoding aminotransferase class I/II-fold pyridoxal phosphate-dependent enzyme: MGVELTMPDLGNLCEQRQPLECRVALVSNDRDLSSSWVNALNATAAQHENPYGLRFEAVATSALERCLREEDQLQALIIDGGCSPDELKDAEQLADRMHALRAQLNVFLVAQDSFLNDQGGAPASVRKRFDELFDRRECNFNHMFRLVQAFIARRASTPFADTLKDYVFSARDAWHTPGHSGGDSLRNSPWVGDFYRFMGEHVFNTDLSVSVQVLDSLLEPHSVIQEAQDLAAQAFGAEKTFFLTNGTSTANKVVIQQILGGGGKIIVDQACHKSVHHAVVMNRIEPVYLKSTLHPEFGIYGPVCRADIEKALDEHPDAGLLVITSCTYDGLRYDLKPIIDYAHERGVKVLIDEAWYAHGYFHTETRPTALECGADYVTQSTHKMLSAFSQASMIHVQDPDFDEFRFRENLNMYASTSPQYSMIASLDVARKQMVMEGYGRLRHCAQMVATLRREVDATGVFRALKLEDLVPAPLANDNIRLDPTKVTIDVSGSGYSGKEIQVKLFDQFGIQVEKTTYNTVTVLVTLGSTESKLLRLVHALKQLARQPRKRSHVGTARQLPEFTHLNCLPADAYFSDTEELPLMDNGVAAEKKLVGRTCADEIVPYPPGIPVLVPGQEISAQIVQFLQQLLQGQNATEIHGLIFRSDEPMIRVMKEPLASAVKSSRKPSKANK; this comes from the coding sequence ATGGGTGTAGAACTGACAATGCCTGACCTGGGCAACCTGTGCGAGCAGCGCCAACCACTGGAATGCCGTGTGGCGCTGGTCAGTAATGACCGCGATCTGAGCAGCAGCTGGGTGAATGCCCTCAATGCGACCGCCGCACAGCACGAGAACCCTTACGGCCTGCGCTTTGAAGCCGTGGCCACCAGCGCGCTGGAGCGGTGCCTGCGGGAGGAAGACCAACTGCAGGCGCTGATCATTGATGGCGGCTGCAGCCCCGATGAGCTCAAGGATGCGGAGCAGCTGGCGGACCGCATGCACGCGCTGCGCGCTCAGCTGAATGTGTTCCTGGTGGCGCAAGACTCATTCCTGAACGACCAGGGTGGCGCTCCTGCCTCGGTGCGCAAGCGCTTTGATGAGCTGTTCGACCGGCGCGAGTGCAATTTCAACCACATGTTCCGCCTGGTGCAGGCCTTCATTGCCCGCCGCGCCTCCACCCCCTTTGCGGATACCCTCAAGGATTACGTGTTCTCCGCCCGCGACGCCTGGCATACCCCCGGTCATTCCGGTGGCGACAGCCTGCGCAACAGCCCGTGGGTGGGTGATTTCTACCGCTTTATGGGCGAGCACGTATTCAACACTGACCTGTCGGTCTCGGTGCAGGTGCTGGACAGCCTGCTGGAGCCCCATTCCGTGATCCAGGAAGCACAGGATCTGGCGGCGCAGGCGTTCGGCGCCGAGAAGACCTTCTTCCTGACCAACGGCACCTCCACCGCCAACAAGGTGGTGATCCAGCAGATTCTCGGTGGCGGCGGCAAGATCATTGTGGATCAGGCCTGTCACAAGTCGGTGCACCACGCGGTGGTGATGAACCGGATCGAGCCGGTGTATCTCAAATCCACCCTGCACCCCGAGTTTGGTATTTACGGCCCGGTGTGCCGCGCGGATATTGAAAAGGCGCTGGACGAACACCCGGACGCGGGCCTGCTGGTGATTACTTCTTGCACCTATGATGGCCTGCGCTACGACCTCAAGCCGATCATCGACTACGCGCACGAGCGCGGGGTCAAGGTGCTGATCGACGAGGCCTGGTACGCACACGGCTACTTCCATACCGAGACACGCCCCACGGCGCTGGAGTGCGGGGCGGATTACGTCACCCAGAGCACCCATAAAATGCTGTCGGCTTTCTCCCAGGCCAGCATGATTCATGTGCAGGACCCGGACTTCGATGAATTCCGTTTCCGTGAAAACCTGAATATGTACGCCTCCACCAGCCCGCAGTATTCAATGATTGCGAGCCTGGATGTAGCGCGCAAGCAGATGGTGATGGAAGGCTACGGCCGCCTGCGCCACTGCGCGCAGATGGTGGCGACCCTGCGGCGGGAAGTGGATGCCACCGGCGTGTTCCGCGCACTGAAGCTGGAAGACCTGGTGCCCGCACCACTGGCCAACGACAACATCCGCCTCGACCCGACCAAGGTCACTATTGATGTTTCCGGCAGCGGCTATTCCGGCAAGGAAATCCAGGTAAAACTGTTCGACCAGTTTGGTATCCAGGTGGAGAAAACCACCTACAACACCGTGACTGTGCTGGTAACCCTGGGGAGCACCGAGAGCAAGCTGTTGCGTCTGGTGCACGCACTCAAGCAACTGGCGCGGCAACCGCGCAAGCGCAGCCATGTGGGCACCGCGCGACAGTTGCCGGAGTTTACCCACCTGAACTGCCTGCCCGCCGATGCTTATTTTTCCGATACGGAAGAATTGCCGCTGATGGACAACGGTGTGGCGGCGGAAAAGAAACTGGTTGGGCGCACCTGCGCCGACGAAATTGTGCCTTATCCGCCGGGAATCCCTGTGCTGGTGCCGGGGCAGGAAATCTCTGCCCAGATCGTGCAGTTCCTGCAGCAATTGTTGCAGGGGCAGAACGCCACGGAAATCCACGGGCTGATTTTCCGCTCCGATGAGCCCATGATACGGGTGATGAAGGAGCCACTGGCTTCCGCGGTCAAGTCTTCGCGGAAACCATCGAAAGCAAACAAGTAA
- a CDS encoding SDR family NAD(P)-dependent oxidoreductase, with amino-acid sequence MQHAETPPPQCILLAGASGGLGQALLQTLHSQYPDAVLLTISRHDIDLLGDTHQHCTAELEDPGSVAVVNGWLAERPVPNWVVVCCGILHWDKHGPEKNLRQCNDDTLMRSVTVNVLTHLHLAQALDPYLKRRSPLTWASLSAKVGSIEDNHLGGWYSYRMSKAALNMLVRNLSIEWGRKVDACRVVAVHPGTTDTPLSEPFQENIPADKLYTPTQSAERIVTVLQQLQEEDHGKLLFWDGSPIPW; translated from the coding sequence ATGCAGCACGCAGAAACCCCTCCACCGCAGTGTATTCTACTGGCCGGTGCCAGCGGCGGCCTCGGCCAGGCGCTACTGCAAACACTACACAGCCAGTACCCCGACGCCGTGTTGTTGACAATCAGTCGCCACGACATCGACCTGCTTGGCGATACCCACCAGCATTGCACGGCAGAACTGGAAGACCCCGGGAGTGTTGCGGTGGTCAACGGTTGGCTGGCGGAGCGGCCGGTGCCGAACTGGGTGGTGGTCTGCTGTGGCATTCTGCACTGGGACAAGCACGGGCCGGAGAAAAACCTGCGCCAGTGCAATGACGATACCCTGATGCGCAGTGTCACGGTGAACGTACTCACCCACCTGCATCTGGCCCAGGCGCTGGATCCATATCTCAAGCGGCGCTCGCCGCTGACCTGGGCATCGCTGTCGGCAAAAGTCGGCAGTATCGAAGACAATCACCTCGGTGGCTGGTATAGCTACCGCATGAGCAAAGCCGCACTCAATATGCTGGTGCGCAACCTTTCCATCGAATGGGGACGCAAAGTGGATGCGTGCCGGGTGGTGGCCGTACACCCGGGCACCACCGACACGCCCCTGTCGGAGCCCTTCCAGGAAAATATTCCCGCAGACAAACTTTATACCCCCACGCAAAGTGCCGAGAGAATAGTGACCGTACTGCAACAGCTGCAAGAGGAAGATCACGGAAAACTATTGTTCTGGGATGGTTCGCCGATTCCCTGGTGA